TGGTCCTTTGGGTCAGCTCGGGATTTTTATAATACTCCTTCATCACGCCCATGCCTTTTATTGCTATCTCGCCTACCGCGCCGGCCGGTACATTGTTCCCGAGGTGGTCGATGATGCGGGCATCCCATAAGAGCCCGGGTTTTCCGATGGCGCCGATCTTTTCTTCGGTCGTGATGTGGTTATGGATCGTCCCGGGTCCCGAGCTTTCGCTCAGTCCATAGGTGTTATGACACTCCATGTGGGGGAAATAGGCTTTCCAGCGCCTGATGAGGCTCGTCGGTATAGGCTGGGCGCCCATCTGAAGAATGCGCCAGCAGCCCAGGTCGTACTCTCCGGCCTTGAGCGCTCCCTTGTCCAGAGCCTCGAGGATGTCGAGGGCCCAGGGGACCAGAAGGAATGAGACCCGGAGGCGCTCGGTGCTCACTGCCTCGAGAATTGCCCGGGGGGTGACGGCCTCCGTCAGGAGAGCGGTCTTCGCCCCGATCAGCATGGAACCCAGGAGATGCCCCATGGCCACATGGTACATGGGCGGCATCATGAGAAGGGAATCCCCTTTCGTGAGGGAAAGATTGGTCACTTCGTTCATGGCAGGGGCAAACAGGTTTTTGTGGAGCAGGAGGATCGGCTTCGGCGCCCCGGTGGTTCCCGAAGTGAAGTAGAGCCCGCATTCATCTTCGTCCAATATGACCGTCCCAAGGGGCAGGGGAGGGCTTCCGGCAATGAGTCCTTCCGTGGTCTCCATGTCGCCTGAAGATGGCTTTTCGCTTATGGCCACCAATGTTTTTACCGTAGGAAGTTTCGATCGGATCGCCTCCATCCGGGGCCCGTACTCCTCGTCGAAGATAAAGAATCCCGGTTCGGCTGCCGCGGCGCAGTAAATGAGGTTTTCGTCAGTGAAGCGGAAATTGAGAGGATTTACCCATGCCCCGGTCTTGGCGATGGCAAAGAAGGCCTCGAGCCAGGC
The Syntrophorhabdaceae bacterium DNA segment above includes these coding regions:
- a CDS encoding AMP-binding protein, which gives rise to MNIVDLVYRNGRIYPDETAFVEIRPVSKKKIETTWARFNDRTNSLANALVARGVKKGDRVFLLGKNSIAWLEAFFAIAKTGAWVNPLNFRFTDENLIYCAAAAEPGFFIFDEEYGPRMEAIRSKLPTVKTLVAISEKPSSGDMETTEGLIAGSPPLPLGTVILDEDECGLYFTSGTTGAPKPILLLHKNLFAPAMNEVTNLSLTKGDSLLMMPPMYHVAMGHLLGSMLIGAKTALLTEAVTPRAILEAVSTERLRVSFLLVPWALDILEALDKGALKAGEYDLGCWRILQMGAQPIPTSLIRRWKAYFPHMECHNTYGLSESSGPGTIHNHITTEEKIGAIGKPGLLWDARIIDHLGNNVPAGAVGEIAIKGMGVMKEYYKNPELTQRTIVDGWLRTGDLARLDEDGYIYLVDRAKDLVISGGENVYPVEVEEALQKHPGIRDVAVIGTPDERLGEIVTAVIDPVAVNGLTEAEVLRFCEENLPRYKRPRKIIFDSVPRSPTGKIEKPKLRQRYITREAS